In Stomoxys calcitrans chromosome 2, idStoCalc2.1, whole genome shotgun sequence, the following proteins share a genomic window:
- the LOC106085924 gene encoding probable cytochrome P450 6d5 — translation MFLYFLIALCSAILFYFKWSYGHWQRLGFPCVEAQIPFGVLDPVIRTWKKSVGMAIYDIYTKTKEHKFVGIYLINRPALLIRDAHLARSMLTKDFVSFHDRGLYVDEVHNPMSAGLFFLKGQQWKSLRSKLTPSFTSGKLKSMFGTINEVSSRMVEHMQCKLPEDGSYKSIEVKQLFATYSIDIIASSIFGMEVNSFKDPQNEFFAVSRNVNENTYSGVFRGTCQFMYPSLEKFFQRLGWTEPAPDSMKKLVRQTIECREKHNIVRKDLLQLLLQLRNTGKINGDDDDEWSAKKTKDALVNMSVEMIAAQLFLFYAAGFETSAATTAFTLYELALYPEWLQKAQEDVQNALEKHGGCLSYEALSDMKFLDLCIMETTRKYPGLPILNRECTQDYPLPNSDLVIKKGTPIIISLFGIHRDEEYFPDALGYNPERFLNEDYEAAAYMPFGEGPRHCIAQRMGKLNVKVAIAQVLTHFNVDISTDHKEIEFDNFGIPIMPKGGVPVRLARKEKVIVS, via the exons ATGTTTCTCTATTTTCTAATTGCCTTGTGTTCGGCAATTTTGTTCTATTTCAAATGGTCCTATGGCCATTGGCAACGTTTGGGCTTTCCTTGTGTTGAGGCCCAAATACCATTTGGAGTTTTGGATCCCGTCATCAGAACTTGGAAAAAGTCAGTGGGCATGGCCATTTATGATATCTACACCAAAACCAAAGAGCATAAATTTGTGGGCATCTATTTGATAAATCGTCCGGCTTTATTGATACGCGATGCTCATTTGGCACGCAGTATGTTAACCAAGGATTTTGTCAGTTTTCATGATCGCGGTTTGTATGTCGATGAAGTGCATAATCCCATGTCGGCGGGTTTATTTTTCCTAAAAGGACAACAATGGAAATCTTTGCGATCAAAGTTGACTCCTTCGTTTACTTCGGGAAAGCTCAAGTCTATGTTTGGTACCATCAATGAGGTATCCAGTCGAATGGTTGAGCATATGCAATGTAAGCTGCCGGAAGATGGCAGTTATAAGAGCATAGAAGTTAAACAGCTATTTGCGAC ATATTCCATTGATATAATTGCCTCctccatatttggcatggaggtCAATAGCTTTAAGGATCCCCAAAATGAATTCTTTGCTGTGAGTCGAAATGTCAATGAGAACACATATAGCGGTGTATTTCGAGGAACTTGTCAATTTATGTACCCAAG TTTAGAGAAATTCTTTCAACGTCTGGGTTGGACAGAACCGGCTCCTGATTCTATGAAGAAACTTGTTCGCCAAACAATTGAGTGTCGTGAAAAGCACAACATAGTGCGTAAAGATTTGCTGCAATTGCTGTTGCAACTAAGAAATACGGGAAAAATCAatggcgatgatgatgacgaaTGGTCGGCCAAGAAAACTAAAG ATGCTCTAGTTAACATGTCTGTGGAAATGATAGCCGCACAATTGTTTCTCTTTTATGCGGCCGGTTTTGAGACCTCGGCTGCCACCACTGCCTTTACCCTCTATGAGCTGGCTTTGTATCCCGAATGGCTACAAAAGGCCCAAGAAGATGTTCAAAATGCTTTGGAAAAACATGGTGGCTGTCTAAGCTATGAGGCTTTGAGTGACATGAAATTTTTAGATTTATGCATAATGGAGACAACACGCAAATATCCAGGACTGCctatcttaaatcgagagtgcACTCAAGATTATCCACTGCCCAACAGTGATTTGGTGATCAAAAAGGGCACACCCATAATAATCTCTTTATTTGGTATACATCGCGATGAGGAATATTTCCCGGATGCCTTGGGTTATAACCCAGAGAGATTTTTGAATGAGGATTATGAGGCGGCAGCATATATGCCTTTTGGCGAGGGGCCTAGACATTGCATAG CTCAACGCATGGGAAAATTAAATGTCAAGGTAGCCATAGCTCAAGTATTAACCCATTTTAATGTGGACATCAGCACCGATCACAAAGAAATTGAATTTGATAATTTCGGCATACCCATTATGCCAAAGGGTGGAGTACCAGTAAGACTagcaagaaaagaaaaagtcatagtatcttag